From the Leptospirales bacterium genome, one window contains:
- a CDS encoding ankyrin repeat domain-containing protein: MDGLPANWHALDLGIDAERSAVMAQGAAMYLIDALRKRRAGQLLFNAIELERREQFQLALQRLEQFGMLKSPAPEALHLACRLGSRVAYVQALLSAGFLQVIDQPDRRGYSALHMAVECGDLETTQLLLEAGANPNARDHEGVTPLMLSRSYSAMAEISSALLAAGGDPSLVDKNGKSYLM, translated from the coding sequence ATGGATGGATTGCCGGCGAACTGGCATGCTCTTGATCTGGGTATCGACGCGGAGCGCTCCGCAGTCATGGCGCAGGGGGCTGCCATGTACCTGATTGATGCCTTGCGAAAACGGCGAGCGGGCCAGTTGCTTTTCAATGCAATTGAACTGGAGCGGCGCGAGCAGTTCCAGCTTGCACTGCAACGATTGGAGCAGTTCGGAATGCTGAAATCGCCAGCGCCGGAGGCGCTGCATCTGGCCTGTCGACTTGGTTCGCGCGTCGCCTACGTTCAGGCGCTGCTGTCCGCTGGCTTTCTGCAGGTGATCGACCAGCCGGACCGACGCGGCTACAGCGCCTTGCACATGGCGGTGGAATGCGGCGACCTGGAAACAACACAGCTGCTGCTGGAGGCTGGCGCCAATCCCAATGCGCGCGACCATGAAGGCGTCACGCCGCTGATGCTCAGTCGATCCTATTCGGCGATGGCCGAAATCAGTTCCGCACTCCTGGCGGCCGGCGGAGACCCGAGTCTTGTGGATAAGAATGGCAAGTCCTATTTGATGTGA
- a CDS encoding TonB-dependent receptor, with product MLLGLLATLLHPALALSARESSPRSVWLAQFQRSGPGPADLQLEGLLQAELAVALQQRGFIVERGQLPLAQAPAGEGMAIGGYYRRSAAGRLHLFGLIADRQSQRIVDGASRSSVLDLPGADQALGRVRGELEESDTESIRRFAERVARQAALNPELRLRRDNLLAHSPEDAREDLSGFWPGEQEAGDAAREAFELLENQKVVTATRSQRTLRQSPAAVYVVTERQIRERGYRTLVDALHDIPGFDIIHTYGIFPELVHPRGLVGNNQRTLIYIDGILDNNISERATLGGSLRYPLFNVERIEVVMGPSSALYGANAFGGVIQVFTKGGDTAPGGDAEVGYGRYLDAGYAPGAYGAVAGRGRSSDSDMHYSAAGWFFSSRGPYFGDRQSLRSKSVNENDPRWQLEKEACGGPCVIPSDAIGYDWSPYYNASQEESYNLSARLQAGGFSLRTVNWQHVQADGTFANGSNLVDTDQLGFQRSGWNFRNNAAALAYDWNIASAASLNSEIAVRHTELLGSSRDVTVNRAPDPLFYYDLNRSGDFKLNENYSRADYSLEWREKLEWNISRRLQTLAGVEAVQESTPRDYGAAKRYVFSTYAGYLQAQFLPIDMLEVLIGYRYDFNTNYGQAHTPRVGLTLSPAGWLTLRAMASTGFRAPTPWELFNETAQRRANPDLQPEQMRSYELGAGLRFLRDYYLQFTFYRNEISDLLLEAQASALPRPEGGYYNQNQNVGRARIVGAEAQLDARPLESINVALGYSYNRGFYFDLPLGQAAPLSTRGRPGDDLLRDYIGAATGTRPGDERGDIPNIAPHRVFVGLTWRPILDLSLHLRANYADIRRTIASNPEKTVAGYLLLQLNIRYENLFGLQGWYASLLLRNAGDVSAYDPGIRNATGDYYPTRHPIEERNIWLSLGYKF from the coding sequence TTGCTTCTGGGACTTCTGGCGACGCTGCTGCATCCTGCTCTGGCGCTTTCCGCCAGGGAAAGTAGTCCGCGCAGCGTCTGGCTGGCGCAATTCCAGCGCAGCGGGCCGGGACCGGCGGATTTGCAGCTGGAAGGCCTGCTTCAGGCAGAGCTGGCTGTGGCCCTGCAGCAGCGCGGCTTTATCGTCGAGCGCGGCCAGCTGCCCCTGGCCCAGGCGCCAGCGGGCGAGGGCATGGCAATTGGCGGATATTATCGCCGATCGGCGGCTGGCCGCCTCCATCTCTTTGGGCTGATAGCCGATCGTCAATCGCAGCGCATCGTGGACGGCGCCTCGCGCAGCAGCGTGCTCGATTTGCCAGGCGCCGATCAGGCCCTTGGACGCGTGCGAGGCGAACTGGAGGAGAGCGATACCGAATCCATTCGACGCTTCGCGGAGCGCGTCGCGCGACAGGCGGCGTTGAATCCCGAGCTGCGGCTGCGACGTGACAATCTGCTGGCACATTCGCCGGAAGATGCGCGCGAGGATCTGTCCGGCTTCTGGCCTGGCGAGCAGGAAGCGGGCGACGCGGCGCGCGAAGCCTTTGAACTTCTGGAAAACCAGAAGGTGGTCACCGCCACGCGCAGCCAGCGTACGCTGCGTCAGTCGCCGGCGGCGGTTTACGTCGTGACCGAACGCCAGATTCGCGAGCGAGGCTACCGCACCCTGGTCGACGCGCTGCATGACATTCCGGGCTTTGATATCATCCATACGTATGGCATCTTTCCAGAGTTGGTGCATCCGCGCGGCCTGGTTGGCAACAATCAGCGCACGCTGATCTATATCGACGGCATTCTCGACAACAATATCAGCGAGCGTGCAACGCTTGGCGGCTCGTTGCGATACCCGCTCTTCAACGTCGAACGCATCGAGGTAGTGATGGGTCCGTCTTCCGCGCTCTATGGCGCCAACGCCTTTGGAGGCGTGATTCAAGTCTTCACCAAGGGCGGCGACACAGCGCCCGGCGGCGATGCGGAAGTAGGTTATGGTCGCTACCTGGATGCTGGATACGCGCCCGGCGCCTACGGGGCTGTGGCCGGTCGCGGTCGCAGCAGCGATTCGGACATGCATTACTCCGCCGCTGGATGGTTTTTCAGTTCGCGCGGTCCGTACTTTGGCGATCGACAATCCTTGCGCTCTAAGTCGGTCAACGAGAACGACCCCCGCTGGCAACTGGAGAAGGAAGCCTGCGGCGGACCGTGCGTCATCCCATCCGACGCCATTGGTTATGACTGGTCGCCTTACTACAATGCATCGCAGGAGGAAAGCTACAATCTCTCCGCACGCCTGCAGGCTGGCGGCTTCTCACTGCGCACTGTCAACTGGCAGCATGTACAGGCCGACGGAACCTTTGCCAATGGCAGCAACCTGGTCGATACCGATCAGCTTGGGTTTCAGCGTTCGGGCTGGAATTTTCGCAACAATGCCGCTGCTCTGGCCTATGACTGGAACATTGCCAGCGCTGCATCGCTCAACAGCGAGATAGCAGTACGGCACACGGAATTGCTGGGCTCCAGTCGCGATGTAACCGTCAATCGTGCGCCCGATCCGCTGTTCTATTACGATCTAAACCGTAGCGGCGACTTCAAGCTGAATGAAAACTACAGCCGGGCTGACTATTCGCTGGAGTGGCGCGAAAAGCTGGAATGGAATATTTCGCGCCGTCTGCAGACCCTGGCCGGCGTCGAAGCGGTGCAGGAAAGCACGCCGCGAGATTACGGCGCAGCCAAGCGATATGTGTTCAGCACCTACGCTGGCTACTTGCAGGCTCAATTCCTGCCAATCGATATGCTTGAGGTCTTGATTGGTTATCGCTATGACTTCAATACGAACTACGGCCAGGCGCATACGCCGCGCGTCGGCCTGACCTTAAGCCCCGCTGGATGGCTGACGCTGCGCGCCATGGCCAGCACCGGTTTTCGCGCGCCGACGCCCTGGGAACTTTTCAACGAAACGGCTCAGCGTCGCGCCAATCCTGATTTGCAGCCTGAGCAAATGCGCAGTTATGAGCTGGGCGCGGGCCTGCGTTTCTTGCGCGACTACTATTTGCAGTTCACCTTCTATCGCAACGAGATCAGCGACCTGTTGCTGGAAGCGCAGGCGAGCGCGCTGCCCAGACCGGAAGGCGGCTACTACAATCAAAATCAAAATGTCGGCCGCGCCCGGATTGTTGGCGCGGAGGCGCAGCTGGACGCGCGGCCCCTGGAATCGATCAACGTGGCTCTGGGCTACAGCTACAATCGCGGCTTCTACTTTGATCTCCCGCTTGGGCAAGCAGCGCCGCTTTCGACTCGCGGCCGACCGGGCGATGATCTGCTGCGCGACTACATTGGCGCGGCAACCGGAACGCGTCCCGGCGATGAACGCGGCGATATCCCCAACATCGCTCCGCACCGCGTTTTTGTAGGCCTGACCTGGCGTCCGATTCTCGACCTCAGCCTGCACCTGCGCGCCAATTACGCCGACATCCGTCGCACAATTGCCAGCAATCCAGAAAAAACCGTAGCCGGCTATTTACTGCTGCAGCTAAACATCCGCTATGAGAATCTTTTTGGCCTGCAGGGATGGTACGCCAGTCTGCTGTTGCGCAACGCAGGAGATGTCAGCGCCTATGATCCGGGCATTCGCAACGCAACCGGCGACTACTACCCCACGCGCCATCCCATCGAGGAGCGCAATATCTGGTTGAGTTTAGGCTACAAATTCTAA
- a CDS encoding TonB-dependent receptor: MRRQSIQQVKRLSCIAFLLLAQLGLLRPALAEENSSVTVWIAVFQPAEGERRNEPLEQQLQTALATAFAAQGYAVERGNGSLSDLPAGAGLAVGGYYARSSAGRVSLYGLIVDRGRRRVIDATARNSVLDLPGASAALSHVRRDLEESDGQAIERFAGRVVRQAQLNPDLRLRQDNLESQTPSGAREDLAALWPGEEGSRAAAREAFELLENQTVVTATRSQSRLRDTPSTVYVITERQIRERGYRTLIDALEDLPGFDTIHVYGIFPELVHPRGLVGNNQRTLVYVDGVLDTNISERAPRNGTLHFPLFNVERIEVVMGPSSALYGANAFGGVIQIFTKGGDVSPGAEAEVGYGRYLDRGYSPGAHAALASRGRSNDSEMHYSASAWFNSTRGPYFGDRQSLRPRSVDENDPRWQLEKSLCGGPCTPGADAVGFDWSPYYDASAQEDYNITARFQSGGFSLRTVNWQFRQPYGTFANAGAQVDTHQMRFKGSDWDFRNNAATMGYNASLAQSLSLESEIGVRHTEVLGSSSDVTVDPPDPLYYYRLDHTKGFTTNDKYARADYSLEWREKLEWNASRRLQTIAGIETTQESTPRGYGVSERFLSTTYAGYLQVQILPLDAWTVLLGYRYDLNTDYGYAHTPRLGLTYQPWDWLSLKAVASAGFRAPTAWELYNETPQRRSNPDLKPERMRSYEFGAGLRFLRDYYLQTALYRNEISDLLLEVQTTQPRPVGGYYNQNKNVGRAQVYGAEARLDARPWESLNFDLGYNYNHGEYRNLPPEQSAPLSVRGRPGDDPLRDYLASYSGRRVGDERGDIPNISPHRVFASVVWRPWTDLSVSLRVIHYDVRRTIANNPERTIPGYYLTHINIRWENFLGWSGFYAALLIRNAGDISAYDPGIRIADGSFYPSRHPLEERNVWLSIGYKF, translated from the coding sequence ATGCGGCGGCAGTCCATTCAGCAAGTGAAGCGGCTGAGCTGCATTGCATTTCTGCTGCTGGCGCAGCTGGGCCTGCTGCGGCCGGCGCTGGCTGAGGAAAATAGCTCCGTCACTGTATGGATTGCTGTTTTCCAGCCGGCGGAAGGTGAGCGGCGCAATGAGCCGCTTGAGCAGCAGTTACAAACGGCTCTGGCCACGGCTTTTGCCGCCCAGGGCTACGCTGTGGAGCGCGGCAACGGTTCGCTCTCGGATTTGCCGGCGGGCGCAGGCTTGGCCGTGGGCGGCTATTACGCTCGTTCCAGCGCCGGCCGGGTCAGCCTCTATGGCTTGATTGTTGATCGCGGCCGCCGTCGCGTGATCGATGCTACCGCGCGCAACAGCGTGCTGGACCTGCCGGGCGCCAGCGCCGCACTTTCTCATGTCCGGCGCGACCTGGAAGAGAGCGATGGGCAGGCCATCGAGCGTTTTGCCGGCCGTGTGGTGCGGCAGGCGCAATTGAATCCGGATTTGCGTTTGCGTCAGGACAACCTGGAATCGCAAACGCCTTCCGGGGCGCGCGAGGATCTCGCGGCCCTCTGGCCAGGCGAGGAGGGATCGCGGGCCGCTGCGCGCGAAGCCTTTGAACTGCTGGAAAATCAAACGGTCGTTACGGCAACGCGCAGCCAGAGTCGACTGCGCGATACGCCCTCGACGGTATACGTCATTACCGAACGGCAGATCCGTGAACGAGGCTACCGCACTCTGATCGACGCTCTGGAAGATTTGCCGGGCTTCGATACCATTCACGTTTACGGCATCTTTCCAGAACTGGTGCATCCGCGCGGACTGGTTGGCAACAACCAGCGAACCCTGGTCTACGTAGATGGCGTACTGGATACTAACATCAGCGAGCGCGCCCCGCGCAACGGCACGCTGCACTTCCCGCTCTTCAATGTAGAGCGCATTGAGGTGGTGATGGGACCATCGTCCGCCCTCTATGGCGCCAACGCCTTTGGCGGCGTTATTCAGATCTTTACCAAAGGCGGAGATGTCTCGCCTGGCGCCGAGGCCGAGGTCGGCTACGGTCGTTATCTGGATCGCGGCTATTCGCCGGGAGCGCACGCCGCCCTTGCCTCGCGCGGTCGCAGCAATGACAGCGAAATGCACTACTCAGCTTCGGCCTGGTTCAACAGTACGCGCGGGCCCTACTTTGGCGATCGGCAGTCGCTGCGTCCGCGTTCGGTTGATGAAAACGATCCGCGCTGGCAGCTGGAAAAGTCGCTGTGCGGCGGTCCCTGCACGCCAGGCGCCGATGCTGTTGGATTCGATTGGTCGCCGTACTACGACGCCTCCGCTCAGGAGGACTACAACATCACCGCTCGTTTTCAATCGGGCGGCTTTTCACTGCGCACTGTGAACTGGCAGTTCCGACAGCCCTACGGAACCTTTGCCAACGCCGGCGCCCAGGTCGACACGCACCAGATGCGTTTTAAGGGCTCCGATTGGGATTTTCGCAACAATGCCGCGACCATGGGCTACAATGCGAGCCTGGCGCAGTCGCTTTCGCTGGAAAGCGAGATCGGCGTGCGCCATACGGAAGTGCTGGGCAGCAGCAGCGACGTGACGGTCGATCCGCCGGACCCGTTGTACTACTACCGTCTGGATCATACTAAGGGATTCACAACTAACGACAAGTATGCGCGCGCCGACTATTCGCTGGAATGGCGGGAAAAGCTGGAATGGAACGCCTCGCGCCGGCTGCAAACCATCGCCGGAATTGAAACAACGCAGGAAAGTACGCCGCGCGGCTACGGCGTGTCCGAGCGCTTTCTATCCACTACCTATGCCGGCTATCTTCAGGTGCAAATCCTGCCGCTGGATGCCTGGACGGTGCTGCTTGGCTATCGCTACGACCTGAATACGGACTACGGCTATGCGCACACGCCGCGCCTGGGCCTGACTTACCAGCCCTGGGATTGGCTTTCGCTCAAGGCCGTGGCCAGCGCTGGATTCCGTGCGCCGACCGCCTGGGAGCTGTACAACGAAACGCCACAACGTCGCTCCAATCCTGACTTGAAGCCGGAGCGCATGCGCAGCTATGAATTTGGAGCTGGCCTGCGCTTCCTGCGCGACTACTACCTGCAAACAGCCTTGTATCGCAATGAAATCAGCGACCTCCTGCTGGAGGTGCAAACCACCCAGCCGCGTCCGGTAGGCGGCTACTACAATCAAAACAAGAATGTGGGTCGCGCCCAGGTCTACGGCGCAGAGGCGCGCCTTGATGCGCGCCCCTGGGAGTCGCTGAACTTTGACCTGGGCTACAACTACAATCATGGCGAATATCGCAACCTGCCGCCGGAGCAGAGCGCACCGCTTTCGGTGCGCGGCAGACCGGGGGACGATCCGTTGCGCGACTATCTGGCAAGCTACAGCGGACGGCGCGTCGGCGATGAGCGCGGCGACATACCCAATATCTCGCCGCATCGCGTCTTTGCCAGCGTCGTCTGGCGCCCGTGGACCGATTTGAGCGTCAGCCTTCGAGTTATTCACTATGACGTTCGTCGCACCATTGCCAATAACCCGGAGCGAACGATTCCCGGTTATTACTTGACCCACATCAATATTCGATGGGAGAATTTTCTGGGATGGTCTGGATTTTACGCCGCTCTGTTGATCCGCAACGCCGGGGATATCAGCGCTTACGATCCGGGTATTCGCATTGCCGATGGCAGCTTCTATCCTTCGCGCCATCCGCTTGAGGAACGCAACGTATGGCTGAGCATCGGCTACAAATTCTAG
- a CDS encoding MFS transporter, with the protein MLANLPFLQPAAHRPQLPQAEVQRRFPWLRWQMLEATFIGYSLFYLVRNNLAPVQADFGAALGYSKSELADFAAITAITYGVGKFFMGAWSDRSNPRTFMALGLALTAFCNFAFSAAHDYWLHLTLWGMNGLFQGMGWPPCGRTLGHWFSENERGLKFSIWNTAHNVGGASIGALAALLTKVIGWQAAFYIPGAIALAGALYLLARLRDTPQSLGLPSIEEFRNDYPPAGRETHEKELNIRELIIDNVLTNRIIWTFALANFFVYIARYAMIDWGPHFLKEARGVDIVAAGFSTSVLETAAIPTTILVGWYSDRLKGRRGLVSLLCMVIVTGAFAVLVYAPHSELWVVYAAFAVIGCFVYPAVALIGIAALDFSSKKAVGAAAGFIGLAGYSGRAAMAKISGVLAEQSWDQMLYFILGCSLLSVFLLIFTVKLRPRG; encoded by the coding sequence ATGCTTGCCAACCTCCCCTTCCTGCAGCCGGCCGCGCACCGTCCGCAATTGCCGCAGGCCGAGGTGCAACGGCGCTTCCCCTGGTTGCGCTGGCAAATGCTGGAAGCGACCTTCATCGGCTATTCGCTTTTCTATCTGGTGCGCAACAATCTGGCGCCGGTGCAGGCCGACTTCGGCGCAGCGCTGGGCTACAGCAAGAGCGAACTGGCCGACTTTGCGGCCATCACCGCAATTACCTATGGAGTCGGAAAGTTTTTCATGGGGGCCTGGTCGGATCGCTCCAACCCGCGCACCTTCATGGCCCTCGGCCTCGCGCTGACGGCGTTCTGCAACTTCGCCTTTTCGGCAGCGCATGACTACTGGCTGCATCTAACGCTGTGGGGAATGAACGGATTGTTTCAGGGCATGGGTTGGCCGCCCTGCGGTCGCACGCTTGGCCACTGGTTCAGCGAAAATGAACGGGGCCTGAAGTTTTCGATCTGGAACACCGCGCACAACGTCGGCGGGGCAAGCATCGGCGCGCTGGCCGCACTGCTCACGAAAGTCATCGGCTGGCAGGCCGCCTTTTACATACCCGGCGCGATTGCACTGGCTGGCGCCCTGTACCTCCTTGCGCGTCTGCGTGATACGCCACAGTCCCTCGGCTTGCCATCCATTGAAGAGTTTCGCAACGACTATCCGCCGGCAGGTCGTGAAACGCATGAGAAGGAACTGAACATTCGCGAGCTGATCATTGACAACGTGCTGACCAATCGAATCATCTGGACCTTTGCGCTGGCCAATTTCTTTGTCTATATTGCGCGCTATGCAATGATTGACTGGGGTCCGCATTTCTTGAAAGAGGCGCGCGGCGTGGATATTGTTGCCGCCGGATTCAGCACCTCGGTGCTGGAAACCGCCGCCATCCCCACGACGATCCTGGTTGGCTGGTATTCAGATCGATTGAAGGGGCGGCGCGGTTTGGTCAGCCTGCTGTGCATGGTGATTGTCACTGGCGCGTTTGCCGTACTGGTCTACGCACCGCACAGCGAGCTGTGGGTCGTCTATGCGGCCTTTGCGGTCATTGGTTGTTTCGTCTATCCCGCTGTTGCTTTGATTGGCATTGCTGCCCTGGACTTTTCATCGAAGAAGGCAGTGGGCGCTGCCGCCGGCTTCATTGGGCTGGCGGGCTACAGCGGCCGAGCCGCCATGGCCAAGATTTCGGGCGTGCTTGCCGAGCAAAGCTGGGACCAAATGCTCTACTTTATCCTTGGCTGTTCGCTGCTCTCGGTATTCCTCCTGATCTTTACCGTGAAACTGCGCCCCCGCGGCTAA
- a CDS encoding VOC family protein: MPRFQPAINHLALFARDLPALAHFYGQTLQLSELARRFGTAGELRAVWFNLGPSVLMLELADAQAASAAPSLPPAMRPAGAFLLAINVDDRQRQRLLAALADAGVALLRQSEYSDYFLDPEGNRLALSRFEIATFLEAEGE; encoded by the coding sequence ATGCCGCGATTTCAGCCAGCAATCAATCATCTTGCGCTGTTTGCCCGCGATCTGCCGGCGCTGGCGCACTTCTATGGCCAGACGCTACAATTATCGGAACTGGCGCGCCGCTTCGGGACCGCCGGCGAATTGCGCGCCGTCTGGTTCAACCTGGGCCCCAGCGTATTGATGCTGGAACTTGCCGACGCGCAGGCGGCTTCTGCAGCGCCATCGCTGCCGCCGGCAATGCGTCCGGCCGGCGCCTTTCTCTTGGCCATCAACGTCGATGATCGCCAGCGTCAGCGATTGCTGGCTGCGCTTGCCGATGCGGGCGTCGCGCTACTCCGCCAGAGCGAATACAGCGACTATTTCCTGGATCCCGAAGGCAATCGACTGGCCCTGAGCCGGTTTGAAATCGCAACATTTCTTGAGGCCGAGGGCGAGTGA
- a CDS encoding ECF transporter S component gives MLNTSPRKRPLRRLIFPILLMIVIYVLLGNARSVAENPFFPGASISVNRIVPVLGGVLFGPWAGLAVGLLGTAFNAVSPGGGYFEWLSILPHALMGLAAGILARMTPTPLPMLAVYLGIALQAAAFWIAGETSWIELSRSNFIWRQLSDGLVTIMAALVVAALFRITAASVRD, from the coding sequence ATGCTGAACACGTCGCCCAGGAAACGCCCGCTGCGCCGCCTGATTTTTCCGATCCTGCTGATGATCGTGATCTACGTACTGCTGGGCAATGCTCGCAGCGTTGCCGAGAATCCCTTTTTTCCAGGCGCCAGCATCAGCGTAAACCGCATCGTGCCCGTGCTCGGCGGCGTGCTCTTTGGCCCCTGGGCGGGCCTCGCAGTTGGATTACTGGGCACCGCATTCAATGCAGTCTCCCCGGGCGGCGGCTACTTTGAATGGTTGAGTATTTTGCCGCATGCCCTGATGGGCCTCGCTGCCGGAATCCTGGCGCGCATGACGCCAACGCCGCTGCCGATGCTGGCCGTGTATCTGGGCATCGCCCTGCAGGCCGCCGCCTTCTGGATTGCAGGCGAGACCAGCTGGATCGAACTCAGTCGATCAAACTTTATCTGGCGTCAGCTGAGCGATGGATTGGTAACGATCATGGCAGCTCTGGTAGTGGCGGCGCTATTCCGCATTACTGCCGCCAGCGTACGCGATTGA
- a CDS encoding AI-2E family transporter: MEEQSMPVSLEKRVWFGMALIGAALTFFFALGFYFYTILLSLALGLALITLVRKLRGDLSSKLDPYRLSERRRQAHTIVIAALWIISAVYLLLVSLEDLNQALDRLRPGSLSWQTFYDQGLRPFLPREVRTSAYFQEIFQSTGDYLGALLQAKFAQIPTVLFTCLLIIPPMLFQYFRSGQDLRQRMALRLPEEFRSSFEQAWLRTGAQLNDYLTVAVAEATVVGAISCLGFYIGGVKGWLILGVLAGLANMAPVFGPIIGAIPPVMISLALRDPTAALIALATSGFAHAVDNLVLVPVMVARKVQVNPLAAMLLLLTGAAAFGAIGIVFAVPVYLVYRIILTESYGALVRVYDPGIAAAFESRQQALADQQAPQQQSQQQQQ; encoded by the coding sequence ATGGAAGAACAAAGTATGCCCGTTTCGCTGGAAAAACGCGTCTGGTTTGGCATGGCCCTGATCGGCGCTGCACTCACTTTCTTTTTTGCGCTGGGCTTCTATTTCTACACCATATTGCTCAGCCTGGCGCTGGGTCTTGCCCTGATTACGCTGGTGCGCAAGTTGCGCGGCGACCTTTCCAGCAAACTGGATCCCTATCGACTCTCTGAACGGCGTCGTCAGGCGCATACGATTGTCATTGCCGCACTCTGGATCATTTCCGCCGTCTATTTACTGCTTGTTTCTCTGGAGGACCTGAATCAGGCGCTCGATCGACTGCGGCCCGGTTCGCTGAGCTGGCAGACTTTTTACGATCAGGGACTCCGGCCTTTCTTGCCGCGCGAGGTGCGCACCAGCGCCTACTTTCAGGAGATCTTTCAGTCGACCGGCGACTATCTGGGGGCGCTGCTGCAGGCAAAATTTGCGCAGATTCCAACCGTGCTGTTCACCTGCCTGTTGATCATACCGCCAATGCTATTCCAGTACTTTCGCAGCGGTCAGGACCTTCGCCAGCGCATGGCACTACGCTTGCCGGAAGAGTTTCGCTCCAGCTTCGAGCAGGCCTGGTTGCGCACCGGGGCGCAACTCAATGACTATCTTACCGTCGCGGTTGCCGAGGCAACGGTGGTGGGCGCCATTTCCTGTCTGGGCTTCTACATTGGAGGCGTCAAGGGCTGGCTGATTCTTGGAGTGCTTGCCGGCCTTGCCAATATGGCCCCGGTTTTCGGGCCGATCATTGGCGCCATTCCGCCAGTGATGATCTCGCTGGCCTTGCGCGATCCGACCGCCGCCCTGATCGCGTTAGCTACCAGCGGCTTTGCACATGCCGTCGACAATCTGGTGCTGGTGCCGGTGATGGTAGCGCGCAAAGTCCAGGTCAATCCGCTGGCTGCAATGTTGCTGCTCTTGACCGGCGCCGCGGCCTTTGGCGCGATTGGCATTGTCTTTGCGGTCCCTGTCTATCTGGTCTACCGCATCATTCTGACCGAAAGCTACGGCGCACTGGTGCGCGTTTACGATCCAGGAATCGCGGCGGCCTTTGAATCGCGGCAGCAGGCGCTAGCGGATCAGCAGGCCCCTCAGCAGCAGTCACAACAGCAACAGCAGTAG
- a CDS encoding cation diffusion facilitator family transporter encodes MSGHDSSLRAIFFALFANLGIALAKGAAAFYTGSGSMLAECIHSTADCANQLLLLLGLRRSRLPPDEEHPLGYGKVVYFWSFIVALLLFSVGGLFSIYEGLHKWQSSEAVENPWVALIVLGVSIVLESVSCYGALREARKLRGQRSFWSWLSQSRNAELVVVLGEDIAALLGLNLAFAFVLATMLSGDSRWDAAGSIAIGIVLLAVAIYLARHIKGLLIGRSADPEMRAMLEDHIARDPAIERVLKVLTVQFGPDVMLAAKLKLASDLSLAEAIDAINRLERELKAAFPAVRWSFIEPDMLD; translated from the coding sequence TTGTCCGGACACGATTCTTCGTTGCGCGCGATCTTTTTTGCGCTCTTTGCCAATCTGGGCATCGCTCTGGCCAAGGGCGCCGCGGCGTTCTATACTGGCTCCGGCAGCATGCTGGCCGAGTGCATCCACAGTACTGCTGACTGCGCCAACCAGTTGTTGCTTTTGCTTGGCCTGCGCCGATCGCGACTGCCGCCGGACGAAGAGCATCCGCTTGGCTACGGCAAAGTCGTCTATTTCTGGAGTTTCATTGTCGCCCTGTTGCTGTTTAGCGTTGGCGGGCTTTTTTCCATCTACGAGGGCCTGCACAAGTGGCAGAGTTCGGAGGCGGTCGAAAACCCATGGGTCGCTTTAATCGTACTCGGCGTATCTATCGTGCTGGAGTCGGTCAGCTGCTATGGCGCCTTGCGCGAAGCGCGCAAGTTGCGCGGCCAGCGCTCCTTCTGGTCCTGGCTTTCGCAATCGCGCAACGCTGAGTTGGTGGTTGTTCTGGGCGAAGACATTGCGGCGCTGCTTGGACTCAATCTGGCTTTTGCCTTTGTACTTGCTACGATGCTCAGCGGCGATTCGCGCTGGGACGCCGCCGGTTCTATTGCCATTGGCATTGTATTGCTGGCCGTGGCGATCTATCTGGCGCGACACATCAAGGGGCTCTTGATTGGCCGATCGGCAGATCCTGAGATGCGCGCCATGCTCGAAGATCATATTGCCCGCGACCCGGCTATCGAACGCGTCCTTAAGGTGCTTACTGTGCAGTTTGGTCCGGATGTGATGCTTGCGGCCAAGCTAAAGCTCGCATCCGACCTGTCCCTGGCCGAGGCGATAGACGCCATCAATCGACTGGAGCGCGAACTCAAGGCGGCCTTTCCGGCAGTGCGCTGGTCCTTTATCGAACCTGATATGCTCGACTGA